One Micromonospora craniellae genomic region harbors:
- a CDS encoding ABC transporter substrate-binding protein: protein MRFLTSWRVAAPLSVVLALVGGCAASGDSEPAATASAAGPVAFTNCGTSVTVPSPPARAVTMNQSATEIMLALGLEDRMAGTAYLDDEVLPEYAAAYAKVPVLAEEYPSKEKLLELAPDFVYGSFSSAFGDEGAGDRADWQKLGVGTYISAAGCPKETRPAKLAIDDVFAEIREIAAIFGVADRAETLIAGQKQRIVDVSAGAKGTGVLWWDNGTDAPSAGACCGSPAMIMSAAGVTNIFDDLTGNWADTNWETVVERNPDVIVLIDASWDTAAAKQAFLEKHPALKDLPAVKGKRYVTLPFSSTSAGVRNVLAVEALARGVGGVSS from the coding sequence ATGCGGTTCCTTACGTCCTGGCGCGTTGCCGCGCCGCTCTCCGTCGTGCTCGCCCTGGTCGGTGGCTGCGCCGCGTCCGGCGACAGCGAGCCGGCTGCCACAGCGTCCGCCGCCGGGCCTGTCGCATTCACCAACTGTGGCACATCGGTCACGGTCCCGAGCCCTCCGGCGCGGGCGGTGACGATGAACCAGTCCGCCACCGAGATCATGCTGGCGCTCGGCCTGGAGGACCGGATGGCCGGCACCGCCTACCTCGACGACGAGGTGCTGCCCGAGTACGCCGCCGCGTACGCGAAGGTGCCGGTACTGGCCGAGGAGTACCCGTCGAAGGAGAAGTTGCTCGAACTGGCGCCCGACTTCGTCTACGGCTCATTCTCGAGCGCGTTCGGTGACGAGGGGGCTGGTGACCGCGCCGATTGGCAGAAGCTCGGCGTGGGCACGTACATCTCCGCCGCTGGTTGTCCGAAGGAGACGCGGCCGGCGAAGCTGGCGATCGACGACGTGTTCGCCGAGATCCGTGAGATCGCCGCGATCTTCGGCGTCGCGGATCGGGCCGAGACGCTGATCGCCGGCCAGAAGCAGCGCATCGTGGACGTGTCGGCGGGCGCGAAGGGTACGGGGGTGCTGTGGTGGGACAACGGTACCGACGCGCCGAGTGCCGGTGCCTGCTGTGGCAGCCCGGCCATGATCATGTCTGCCGCCGGGGTCACCAACATCTTCGACGACCTGACCGGCAATTGGGCCGACACCAACTGGGAGACCGTCGTCGAGCGCAATCCGGACGTCATCGTGCTCATCGACGCGAGCTGGGACACCGCCGCCGCCAAGCAGGCATTCCTTGAGAAGCACCCGGCGCTCAAGGACCTGCCCGCCGTCAAGGGCAAGCGGTACGTCACCCTGCCCTTCTCCTCCACCTCGGCCGGCGTGCGGAACGTACTCGCGGTGGAGGCACTGGCGCGGGGTGTCGGCGGGGTGAGCAGCTGA
- a CDS encoding alpha/beta hydrolase, whose product MERRAIIFHGTGGSPDICWYPWLAGRLAARGYAVEVPHYPGINVEPIATFLPKVLNGHGFDEDTVLVGHSGGAALLLALLEHVDVTVAQAILVAGYCTRPNTEEEPVLQQGYDWAAIRSHVRDIYFINSRKDPYGCDDRQGRAMFERLGGTQIVRDDGHFGDYNQPYERFELLDQLIP is encoded by the coding sequence GTGGAACGCAGAGCGATCATCTTCCACGGGACCGGCGGCAGCCCGGACATATGCTGGTATCCCTGGCTGGCAGGGCGGCTCGCGGCCCGGGGATACGCCGTCGAGGTGCCGCATTACCCGGGCATCAACGTCGAGCCGATCGCTACGTTCCTGCCGAAGGTGCTGAACGGGCACGGCTTCGACGAGGACACGGTCCTCGTGGGCCATTCCGGCGGCGCGGCCCTCCTGCTCGCGCTTCTGGAGCATGTGGACGTAACCGTCGCTCAGGCAATCCTGGTTGCCGGCTACTGCACCCGGCCCAACACGGAGGAGGAACCGGTCCTCCAACAGGGCTACGACTGGGCCGCGATCCGGTCGCATGTGCGAGACATCTACTTCATCAACTCCCGGAAGGATCCGTACGGCTGCGACGACCGACAGGGACGCGCCATGTTCGAGCGGCTCGGCGGCACCCAGATCGTCCGCGACGACGGGCACTTCGGCGACTACAACCAGCCGTACGAGCGGTTCGAAC